A genomic region of Methanobrevibacter wolinii SH contains the following coding sequences:
- a CDS encoding tetratricopeptide repeat protein: MENFKETYTHANLLYNIGKVDKALNLYIKLFNEDSTRVDILKKILWITFDKHDFDNADKYIDLYLDKYPHDLDVLSAKVCVLFNNKNFHEALTICNKMIEIDSNSTIAYSFKLSILEVLKRNTERMEIIDFLKKDKPEIYKEINYSDDNLNKETSVDELYKELENQKASSRFRNFFDDVYYKLTNDMDDLTLYDYLIYDNKEDNNKEFNTLFSKAKEYFDNEDYSKSLDYIKWSLEFYPNNIEALIFKSIVLLKTYQYEQVLNTVDLILELDKKNIPALTIKGLVNIDLEKYDEAEISFKTALDLDLDNVNLWRTYYMSLALNKKIIKAFELNNDAISRFPKNKELYKDRKHFIDEYDLDGGKKPINHIKNEDYKVVENTVNSTLDDFFR; encoded by the coding sequence ATGGAAAATTTTAAAGAAACTTATACTCATGCAAATCTTTTATACAATATAGGAAAAGTGGACAAGGCTTTGAATTTATATATTAAACTTTTTAATGAAGATTCAACTAGGGTAGATATTCTTAAAAAAATTTTATGGATTACTTTTGATAAGCATGATTTTGATAATGCAGATAAATATATTGATTTATATTTAGATAAATATCCTCATGATTTAGATGTTCTTTCTGCTAAAGTATGTGTATTATTTAATAATAAAAATTTTCATGAAGCATTAACAATATGTAATAAAATGATTGAAATAGATAGTAATTCAACTATTGCATATTCATTTAAATTATCTATTCTTGAGGTTCTTAAAAGAAATACTGAAAGAATGGAAATTATAGATTTTCTTAAAAAAGATAAACCTGAAATATATAAAGAAATCAATTATTCTGATGATAATTTAAATAAAGAAACATCTGTAGATGAATTATATAAAGAACTTGAAAATCAAAAAGCTTCTTCACGTTTTAGAAATTTCTTTGATGATGTATATTATAAATTAACTAATGATATGGATGATTTAACATTATATGATTACTTAATTTATGATAATAAAGAAGATAATAATAAAGAATTTAATACTTTATTTTCAAAAGCTAAAGAATATTTTGATAATGAAGATTATTCTAAATCATTAGATTATATTAAATGGAGTCTTGAATTTTACCCAAATAATATAGAAGCCTTAATATTTAAATCAATAGTTCTTCTTAAAACATATCAATATGAACAAGTATTAAATACTGTTGATTTGATATTAGAACTTGATAAAAAAAATATTCCTGCATTAACTATTAAAGGTCTTGTAAATATTGATCTTGAAAAATATGATGAAGCAGAGATTTCTTTTAAAACTGCTTTAGATTTAGATTTAGATAATGTAAATCTTTGGAGAACTTATTATATGTCTCTTGCATTAAATAAAAAAATCATCAAGGCTTTTGAACTTAATAATGATGCCATATCAAGATTTCCTAAAAATAAAGAATTATATAAAGATAGAAAACATTTTATTGATGAATATGATTTAGATGGTGGTAAAAAACCAATTAATCACATTAAAAATGAAGATTATAAAGTTGTAGAAAATACTGTTAATTCTACTTTAGATGATTTCTTTAGGTAG
- a CDS encoding tetratricopeptide repeat protein: MSNLDNIFNKVSSKKSKKEDTQLTFDTNLDANSPVDGIDSGFGEDVNSPVDGIDSGFGEDVNSPVDGMDSDVNSSNYNNSINSCSNNSINEDFIIDSTESEFNLKDIKLKNKINNIFAELNNEIDDNFELNIEKAKVLADIEEYNEAIKFLDLALDIKEDIKVLYIKAKYLHELKDDKESLLIINKILELDNNCFDALKLKVIILCNLKEYGLADSTFNKAISVNPEDYEIWQQYADIFDSLNNQEKALKINDLALKRFPNELDLLYDRRYYLINGGYDESIIDKLNTNINNLESTAEDPNYSSGVINIEEAELELEPENKVGSKGYEDNDSEVSDDNDIYDLDLENKHYDDEENTVDLDYDKDFEAIEEDEFKKKPNKTKELTLDNFF, from the coding sequence ATGTCTAATTTAGATAATATTTTTAATAAAGTATCTTCAAAAAAATCTAAAAAAGAGGATACTCAATTGACTTTTGATACTAATTTAGATGCTAATTCTCCTGTTGATGGTATAGATTCTGGTTTTGGTGAGGATGTTAATTCTCCTGTTGATGGTATAGATTCTGGTTTTGGTGAGGATGTTAATTCTCCTGTTGATGGTATGGATTCTGATGTTAATTCTTCAAATTATAATAATTCTATAAATTCTTGTTCTAATAATTCTATTAATGAAGATTTTATAATTGATTCTACTGAATCTGAATTTAATTTAAAAGATATTAAACTTAAAAACAAAATAAATAATATTTTCGCTGAATTAAACAATGAAATTGATGATAATTTTGAGTTAAATATTGAAAAAGCAAAAGTACTTGCAGATATTGAAGAGTATAATGAAGCTATTAAATTTTTAGATTTAGCATTAGATATTAAGGAAGATATTAAAGTATTATATATTAAAGCAAAATATTTACATGAATTAAAGGATGATAAAGAATCTTTATTGATAATTAATAAAATCCTTGAATTAGATAATAATTGTTTTGATGCATTAAAATTAAAAGTAATTATATTATGTAATCTTAAAGAATATGGTTTAGCAGATTCTACATTTAATAAAGCAATTTCTGTTAATCCTGAAGATTATGAAATTTGGCAACAATATGCAGATATATTTGATTCATTAAATAATCAGGAAAAAGCATTGAAAATTAATGATTTAGCTCTTAAACGATTTCCTAATGAATTAGATTTATTATATGATAGACGTTATTATTTAATTAATGGAGGATATGATGAATCCATTATTGATAAATTAAACACTAATATAAATAATCTTGAATCTACTGCAGAAGATCCTAATTATTCTTCTGGTGTAATTAATATAGAAGAAGCAGAATTAGAATTAGAACCTGAAAATAAGGTGGGTTCTAAAGGATATGAAGATAATGATAGTGAAGTTTCTGATGATAATGATATATATGACTTAGATTTGGAAAATAAACATTATGATGATGAAGAAAATACTGTTGATTTAGATTATGATAAAGACTTTGAGGCTATTGAAGAAGATGAATTTAAAAAGAAACCTAATAAAACAAAAGAATTAACATTAGATAACTTTTTCTAA
- a CDS encoding tetratricopeptide repeat protein, producing the protein MVDFEEKFKEANSHYENHELDEALELYEELFDNDYKKDEIIPAMIDLYLAKDDFTKADKYVDLMIEKDPNDLSALSIKSFILTSSNKLDEALDYAEKIIDIDPNVEEGYLLKISILHLQHKQDEIEEFVDDLFENNPEVLDGIEDLTGLKGEDLKTGIVPEFDEDADVCGPDCDHDHDNHNDLDELSDEQIDELLKDLYKQIDEEVETEVERYLYKANGALRFQKFDEALDLIDEVLKIENDNLDALLLKSTILFNQAKYDEALNTINSVIKNYPDNVDAITFKGFIYLNLADFKNAELTFKDALDLNDDDSDLWRQYSFAVASSGDINRAIGINQKSLKKFPENSNLWFDRYMFLTQVDSLNKANDALEKCRELNPNQLDYEGNPVFNDVDSKKDSIGESTDLESDELSREDEDVTELDFNDLNPEDIELSPEEERLFNLLSKEGYDSQSATELVLGSYQEALAAHPELKDDEKLFKIVVDLVEEKINNN; encoded by the coding sequence ATGGTTGATTTTGAAGAAAAATTTAAAGAAGCAAATTCTCATTATGAAAATCATGAATTAGATGAAGCTTTAGAACTATATGAAGAATTATTTGATAATGATTATAAAAAAGATGAAATTATTCCTGCAATGATTGACTTATATCTTGCAAAAGATGATTTTACTAAAGCAGATAAATATGTTGATCTTATGATTGAAAAAGATCCTAATGATTTAAGTGCATTAAGTATTAAATCATTTATTTTAACAAGTTCTAATAAGTTAGATGAAGCTTTAGATTATGCTGAAAAAATTATTGATATTGATCCTAATGTTGAGGAAGGTTATCTTCTTAAAATTTCTATTTTACATCTTCAACATAAACAAGATGAAATTGAAGAATTTGTTGATGATTTATTTGAAAATAATCCAGAAGTATTAGATGGTATTGAAGATTTAACTGGTTTAAAAGGTGAAGATTTAAAAACAGGTATTGTTCCTGAATTTGATGAAGATGCAGATGTTTGTGGACCAGATTGTGATCATGATCATGATAATCATAATGATTTAGATGAATTAAGTGATGAACAAATTGATGAATTATTAAAAGATTTATATAAACAAATTGATGAAGAAGTTGAAACAGAAGTTGAAAGATATTTATATAAAGCAAATGGTGCATTAAGATTCCAAAAATTTGATGAAGCTTTAGATTTAATTGATGAGGTATTAAAAATTGAGAATGATAATTTAGATGCATTATTATTAAAATCTACAATATTATTTAATCAAGCTAAATATGATGAAGCATTAAATACTATTAATTCTGTAATTAAAAATTATCCTGATAATGTAGATGCAATAACATTTAAAGGATTTATATATCTTAATTTAGCTGATTTTAAAAATGCTGAATTAACATTTAAAGATGCACTTGATTTAAATGATGATGATTCTGATTTATGGAGACAATATTCATTTGCAGTTGCATCTTCTGGAGATATTAATCGTGCAATAGGTATAAATCAAAAATCTCTTAAAAAGTTCCCAGAAAATTCTAATTTATGGTTTGATAGATACATGTTTTTAACACAAGTTGATTCATTAAATAAAGCAAATGATGCTTTAGAAAAATGTAGAGAATTAAATCCTAATCAATTAGATTATGAAGGTAATCCTGTATTTAATGATGTTGATTCTAAAAAAGACAGTATTGGGGAATCTACTGATTTAGAAAGTGATGAATTATCTAGAGAAGATGAAGATGTCACTGAACTTGATTTTAATGACTTAAATCCAGAAGATATTGAGTTATCTCCTGAAGAAGAAAGATTATTTAATTTATTATCTAAAGAAGGTTATGATTCTCAATCTGCAACTGAATTGGTTTTAGGTTCTTATCAAGAAGCATTAGCTGCTCATCCAGAACTTAAAGATGATGAAAAATTATTTAAAATAGTTGTAGATTTAGTTGAGGAGAAGATTAATAATAATTAA
- a CDS encoding DUF11 domain-containing protein codes for MFGGYIIKEINRKLILFFSCFLIILFISSVSAVDSNSTDSLDNQDLSVFQDNDDLYISENSINTSNNKNQVSILKSSGHKSFTDLQNLIDSNKNGTIDLNSDYIYNDNDNKNGILIINKSIIINGNNHIINANNHYIVFNVSLSTVKLNNIHLTNGYEDKNTIEGLVEINKSNATFINSSFSNTKGRIFYSYNSNFTLNKCKVINISQAYLDNLNNQFSCLALFSSHSNISINNTLFKDIGEGIYSGSIFSNYDNFTIDNSNFTNSSSIDKGGALYIIAGDAVISNCNFDNCSSRKGGGAIITNKERNIIIKNSRFNNNYLNSDSPRYSFVGKGGACDFGDSNVTVMDSKFNNNSANLGGAIFFENKNVYNNNVLNIKDCDFNNNNAIYGGSIYCLYNYLTNVNNSKFNNGISYFGGAITCAGGNLTVNNSEFKNGKSKFGGAIVTDKNLTIANSKFSNNHANVGNDIARFNSTFNLINTSANIYTFDNLLHTTGDNYRNVSINDTSNGFCSEAVIHQPHNGQEYFVYDTSIFYNKLNNKPISEYLKILLYKYYFKSNLTAFELQKVVWAFSEYQYENIDIYRDIIVNDKIKQVVKDVIGIYNGGFRVPDYGATDILDNGSVRVYQFASLFSPFSQNLLDFKFTYIDNVLPDFNVEKLALNKTVELNNQASFNIVVRNNGTIMLNNIAIFENNYDGLVYDSWKPINGVWIFNGDDDKHSWLLKNLGINQTAIIEVTFNTTKIGNFTNVVFVKSNETTNKTANSSIEVVKPKHHNNETVNNTNSSNNKTINNNGSNNKTINYKNNTRTISNSVYNFTNNKGAAIAKAVGTPATGNPISIILLALILLGLISIKHKK; via the coding sequence GTGTTTGGGGGTTATATTATTAAAGAAATTAATAGGAAATTAATATTATTTTTTTCATGTTTTTTAATAATATTATTTATAAGTTCAGTTAGTGCAGTAGATAGTAATTCTACAGATTCACTAGATAATCAAGATTTATCTGTTTTTCAGGATAACGATGATTTATATATTTCTGAAAACAGTATAAATACTTCGAATAATAAAAATCAAGTATCTATCTTGAAAAGTTCGGGTCATAAATCTTTTACAGATTTACAGAATTTAATTGATTCTAATAAGAATGGAACAATTGATTTAAATTCTGATTATATTTATAATGATAATGATAATAAGAATGGTATTTTAATTATTAATAAATCTATTATTATTAATGGAAATAACCATATTATTAATGCAAATAATCATTATATTGTTTTTAATGTATCTTTATCTACAGTTAAATTAAATAATATACATTTAACTAATGGTTATGAAGATAAGAATACTATTGAGGGATTAGTGGAAATTAATAAGTCTAATGCTACTTTCATAAATTCAAGTTTTTCAAATACTAAAGGAAGAATTTTTTATTCATATAACTCAAATTTTACTTTAAATAAATGTAAGGTTATAAATATTTCTCAAGCTTATCTTGATAATCTAAATAACCAATTTAGTTGTTTAGCATTATTCTCTTCACATTCTAATATTTCAATTAATAATACATTATTTAAAGATATTGGTGAAGGAATATATTCTGGTTCAATCTTTAGTAATTATGATAATTTTACTATAGATAATTCTAACTTTACTAATTCAAGTTCTATTGATAAAGGTGGAGCGTTGTATATAATAGCTGGTGATGCAGTTATCTCTAATTGTAATTTTGATAATTGTAGTTCTAGAAAAGGTGGAGGAGCTATTATTACAAATAAAGAAAGAAATATAATTATTAAAAATTCTAGATTTAATAATAATTATTTAAATTCTGATTCTCCTAGGTATTCTTTTGTTGGAAAAGGAGGAGCTTGTGATTTTGGTGATTCTAATGTTACAGTTATGGATTCAAAATTTAATAATAACTCCGCTAATCTTGGAGGCGCAATCTTTTTTGAAAATAAAAATGTATATAATAATAATGTTTTAAATATTAAAGATTGCGATTTTAATAATAATAATGCTATTTATGGCGGATCTATTTATTGTTTGTATAATTATTTAACAAATGTAAATAATTCCAAATTTAATAATGGCATTTCTTACTTTGGTGGAGCTATTACTTGTGCTGGAGGTAATTTAACTGTAAATAACAGTGAATTTAAAAATGGTAAATCTAAATTTGGTGGTGCAATAGTTACAGATAAAAATTTAACAATAGCAAACTCTAAATTTAGTAATAATCATGCTAATGTTGGTAATGATATTGCAAGGTTTAATTCAACTTTTAATTTAATAAATACAAGTGCTAATATTTATACATTTGATAATTTATTACATACTACAGGAGATAATTATAGAAATGTTTCTATAAACGATACATCTAATGGTTTTTGTTCTGAAGCTGTTATTCATCAGCCTCATAATGGACAAGAATATTTTGTATATGATACTAGTATTTTTTATAATAAGTTAAACAATAAACCAATTAGTGAATACCTTAAAATATTATTATATAAATATTATTTTAAATCTAATTTAACAGCTTTTGAACTTCAAAAAGTCGTCTGGGCATTTTCTGAGTATCAATATGAGAATATTGATATATATAGAGATATTATTGTAAATGATAAAATTAAGCAAGTCGTTAAAGATGTTATTGGAATTTATAATGGTGGATTTAGAGTTCCTGATTATGGTGCTACAGATATCCTTGATAATGGTTCTGTAAGAGTCTATCAATTTGCTAGTTTATTTTCTCCATTTTCTCAGAATTTGTTAGATTTTAAATTTACTTATATTGATAATGTTTTACCCGATTTTAATGTAGAAAAACTAGCATTAAATAAAACCGTTGAACTTAATAATCAAGCTAGTTTCAATATTGTTGTTAGAAATAATGGAACTATAATGTTAAATAATATAGCTATATTTGAAAACAATTATGACGGTCTTGTATATGACAGTTGGAAACCTATAAATGGTGTTTGGATTTTTAATGGTGATGATGATAAACATTCATGGTTATTAAAAAATTTAGGTATTAATCAAACTGCAATTATTGAAGTTACTTTTAATACTACAAAAATTGGTAACTTTACTAATGTTGTATTTGTAAAATCTAATGAAACCACTAATAAAACAGCAAATTCTTCTATTGAAGTTGTAAAACCAAAACATCATAATAATGAAACTGTTAATAATACAAATAGTTCTAATAATAAAACTATTAATAATAATGGTTCTAATAATAAGACTATTAATTATAAAAATAATACAAGAACAATTTCAAATTCAGTTTATAATTTTACTAATAATAAAGGAGCGGCTATTGCTAAAGCAGTTGGTACTCCTGCAACAGGTAATCCAATAAGTATTATATTATTAGCATTAATATTACTTGGTTTAATTTCAATTAAACATAAAAAATAA
- a CDS encoding BaiN/RdsA family NAD(P)/FAD-dependent oxidoreductase, which translates to MKYDIAIIGGGPSGILAGIKAANYNPNINVLIIEKNSKLGKKLSITGQGRCNITNNSPIRETLKKYSKKDSKFIKHAFYSFKNNELLDIFRNKGLEFKVEDNNRVFPITNNAESVINILNEYILDLNIDLKLNNEVLDVLNNDDEFLIKTDKNDYISKKLIISTGGITYPYTGSTGDGYKFAKTLGHSIETIKPGLFPFIVNDSNLTSLSGLSFKNIKTSFKYDNKTIEEKGDLLISNNGITGPAIINISREFIKLEDYDLLFNKKNFKKETIFIDFIPSLNREEIKKDFIKNSKTKKEVHNYLRKYLPNKFTFYFLNKLNINLNTKMNNLNKSNRNKIIENLKNFPIEVDGIIDKAGFVTVGGISLNEINPKTMESNIIPGLYFAGEILDICGPTGGYNLQIAFTTGSLAGESASKSIK; encoded by the coding sequence ATGAAATATGATATTGCAATAATTGGTGGAGGACCTAGTGGAATTTTAGCAGGAATTAAAGCAGCTAATTATAATCCTAATATTAATGTTCTTATTATAGAAAAAAATAGTAAATTAGGTAAGAAATTAAGTATTACTGGTCAAGGACGTTGTAATATTACAAATAATTCACCAATTCGTGAAACACTTAAAAAATATAGTAAAAAAGATAGTAAATTTATTAAACATGCTTTTTATTCATTTAAAAACAATGAACTTCTAGATATTTTTAGAAATAAGGGACTTGAATTTAAAGTTGAAGATAATAATCGCGTTTTTCCAATTACTAATAATGCAGAATCTGTTATTAATATTTTAAATGAATATATTTTAGATTTAAATATAGATCTTAAATTAAATAATGAAGTTTTAGATGTTTTAAATAATGATGATGAATTTTTAATAAAAACAGATAAAAATGATTATATTTCTAAAAAATTAATTATTTCTACTGGTGGAATAACTTATCCATATACTGGTTCTACTGGTGATGGTTATAAATTTGCTAAGACTTTAGGTCATTCTATAGAAACAATTAAACCAGGTTTATTTCCATTTATTGTAAATGATTCAAATTTAACTTCTCTTAGTGGATTAAGTTTTAAAAATATAAAAACTTCATTCAAATATGATAATAAAACTATTGAAGAAAAAGGAGATTTACTTATTTCTAATAATGGTATTACTGGGCCAGCTATAATTAATATAAGTAGGGAATTTATAAAATTAGAAGATTATGATTTATTATTTAATAAAAAAAATTTTAAAAAAGAAACAATATTCATTGATTTTATTCCTAGTTTAAATAGAGAAGAAATTAAAAAAGACTTTATTAAAAATTCAAAAACAAAAAAAGAGGTTCATAATTATCTTAGAAAATATTTACCAAATAAATTTACCTTTTACTTCTTAAATAAACTTAATATAAATTTAAATACTAAAATGAATAATCTTAATAAATCAAATCGTAATAAAATTATTGAAAATCTTAAAAATTTTCCAATTGAAGTTGATGGTATTATTGATAAAGCAGGATTTGTTACTGTAGGTGGAATATCTTTAAATGAAATTAATCCAAAAACTATGGAATCTAATATAATCCCAGGACTTTATTTTGCTGGAGAGATTTTAGATATTTGCGGTCCTACTGGAGGATATAACTTACAAATAGCATTTACAACAGGTAGTTTAGCTGGAGAATCTGCAAGTAAATCAATTAAATAA
- a CDS encoding DUF5654 family protein codes for MSDVGKEVIKTMITLITTAFALVAGLAWNSAISKLIQTFMPAGSELNGMLFYAIAVTVIAVVVTLLLGRMAGKMGVKIDDD; via the coding sequence ATGTCTGATGTAGGAAAAGAAGTTATAAAAACAATGATTACATTAATAACTACCGCATTTGCATTAGTTGCAGGTTTAGCATGGAACAGTGCTATTTCTAAATTAATACAAACTTTCATGCCTGCAGGAAGTGAACTTAATGGTATGCTTTTCTATGCTATAGCAGTAACTGTTATTGCAGTAGTTGTAACTCTCTTACTTGGTAGAATGGCAGGTAAAATGGGTGTAAAAATAGATGATGATTAA
- a CDS encoding cobalt-precorrin-8 methylmutase, which produces MFMGASTEQGMDIATKSREIIRSLIGDDTKDMTPAERDIVERVVHSTADPEYSKIISISPNFVDISIKALKNNEDILTDINMVKVGITQYDGNVYSYIKDDNVREYAKNKQITRAAAAIEYAAKEDFEGIIVIGNAPTSLFKSIELVENGELNAKSIVGVPVGFVKAADSKEALSKTNIPHVITRGPKGGTPVAVACVNSLISTMKNENYYQIKD; this is translated from the coding sequence ATGTTTATGGGAGCATCTACAGAGCAAGGAATGGATATTGCAACAAAAAGTAGGGAAATTATTCGTTCACTTATAGGTGATGATACAAAGGATATGACTCCTGCTGAAAGAGATATTGTTGAACGTGTAGTTCACTCAACTGCAGACCCAGAATATAGTAAAATTATATCAATAAGTCCAAATTTTGTTGATATAAGTATTAAAGCACTTAAGAATAATGAAGATATACTTACAGATATTAATATGGTTAAAGTAGGTATTACTCAATATGATGGTAATGTTTATTCTTATATTAAAGATGATAATGTAAGAGAATATGCAAAAAATAAACAAATTACAAGAGCTGCTGCTGCAATAGAATATGCTGCTAAAGAAGACTTTGAAGGAATAATTGTAATTGGAAATGCACCAACATCTCTTTTTAAATCAATTGAACTTGTAGAAAATGGAGAATTAAATGCAAAATCAATTGTTGGAGTTCCTGTAGGTTTTGTAAAAGCTGCAGATTCAAAAGAAGCTCTTTCAAAAACAAACATTCCTCATGTGATTACTCGTGGTCCTAAAGGAGGAACACCTGTTGCTGTAGCATGTGTTAATAGTTTAATTTCAACTATGAAAAATGAAAATTATTATCAAATTAAAGATTAA
- the hemL gene encoding glutamate-1-semialdehyde 2,1-aminomutase translates to MNSKDLYELAKECMPGGVNSPVRAYEPYPFFVKKGHGSKIYDEEGNVYIDHCLAYGPLILGHANSVLNHAIEQQLKLGNDFGAPHVKEIELAREVIDRVPCAEMVRFCNSGTEATMSAIRLARGFTGKNKIIKFEGAYHGAHDYVLVKSGSGGACKPDSLGIPEETTVNTLSCPYNDEDALTDLIVKNEDDIAAVIIEPVMGNIGCVVPDEGFLEFVREITREKGILLIFDEVITGFRIARGGAQEYFDIKPDLATFAKILAGGFPIGAIAGRRDIMEMFAPSGPIYQAGTLSGNPISMAAGIATMKQLDYNFYNDLNSKGQDLRESISDTVEDLNLNVQPVGIGSMFQIYFNPNEVHNYLDAQKSDTKRFNVYFKELLKQNVFIPPSQFECNFISIKHTDEDLEKTADAIENALKVAYELD, encoded by the coding sequence ATGAATTCAAAAGATTTATACGAATTAGCTAAAGAATGTATGCCTGGTGGAGTAAATTCTCCTGTAAGAGCATATGAACCTTATCCATTTTTTGTAAAAAAAGGACATGGGTCAAAAATATATGATGAAGAGGGAAATGTTTATATTGATCATTGTCTTGCTTATGGTCCATTGATTCTTGGCCATGCAAATAGTGTTTTAAATCATGCAATAGAACAACAATTAAAATTAGGTAATGATTTTGGTGCACCTCATGTAAAAGAGATTGAACTTGCTCGTGAAGTAATTGATAGAGTACCTTGTGCTGAAATGGTAAGATTCTGTAATTCTGGAACAGAAGCTACAATGAGTGCAATTAGACTTGCAAGAGGTTTTACTGGTAAAAATAAAATTATTAAATTTGAAGGAGCATATCATGGAGCACATGATTATGTACTTGTAAAATCAGGTTCTGGAGGAGCATGTAAACCTGATTCTCTTGGAATTCCTGAAGAAACAACTGTAAACACATTATCTTGTCCATATAATGATGAAGATGCTTTAACTGATTTAATTGTAAAAAATGAAGATGATATTGCTGCAGTTATTATTGAACCTGTAATGGGAAATATTGGTTGTGTTGTACCTGATGAAGGTTTCCTTGAATTTGTACGTGAGATTACAAGAGAAAAAGGTATTTTATTAATATTTGATGAGGTTATTACTGGATTTAGAATAGCACGTGGTGGTGCTCAAGAGTATTTTGATATTAAACCAGATCTTGCAACTTTTGCTAAAATTTTAGCAGGAGGATTCCCAATTGGTGCTATTGCTGGACGTAGAGATATTATGGAAATGTTTGCTCCATCTGGACCTATTTATCAAGCAGGAACACTTAGTGGTAATCCAATAAGTATGGCTGCAGGTATTGCTACTATGAAACAGTTAGATTATAATTTTTATAATGATCTTAATAGTAAAGGTCAAGATTTAAGAGAATCAATATCTGATACTGTTGAGGATTTAAATCTTAATGTTCAACCTGTTGGAATAGGATCTATGTTCCAAATTTATTTCAATCCTAATGAGGTACATAATTATCTTGATGCTCAAAAATCAGATACTAAACGTTTTAATGTATACTTTAAAGAATTACTTAAACAAAATGTCTTTATACCACCTAGTCAATTTGAATGTAACTTTATTTCAATTAAACATACTGATGAAGATTTAGAAAAAACTGCAGATGCAATTGAAAATGCTCTTAAAGTTGCATATGAACTAGATTAA
- a CDS encoding DUF4012 domain-containing protein, translating to MRRTKKLIIAILIVILVGMVAVLAGTLFLGGGQPSGELAHGDKNVLVCAIDEGEKRPGMGACDMAFIVHLQNGTVKNYTAVYPHGMTHPTKAEPAEAQAQGAGSKMLLHDSFWYNNTTESMENAKEIVEYNTHVKIDAVVAVNTEAMNAIMNSAGPLYVDGKKVNTSSISIVREEQYNAKNTRGNSVLMLTKALANATKDPSKKAAMVQTALDQYSKGNIVMAPKGDFVGLLSTKGFGSLFG from the coding sequence ATGAGAAGAACTAAAAAACTAATTATTGCAATATTAATAGTAATATTAGTTGGTATGGTTGCAGTATTAGCCGGTACACTCTTCTTAGGAGGAGGCCAACCTTCTGGTGAACTAGCACATGGTGATAAAAATGTTCTTGTCTGTGCTATTGATGAAGGTGAAAAACGTCCAGGAATGGGAGCATGTGATATGGCATTTATTGTCCATTTACAAAATGGAACTGTCAAAAATTATACTGCTGTCTATCCTCATGGTATGACTCACCCAACTAAAGCCGAACCTGCCGAAGCACAAGCACAAGGTGCTGGATCTAAGATGTTACTTCACGATTCATTTTGGTATAATAATACCACAGAATCCATGGAAAATGCTAAAGAAATTGTAGAATATAACACTCATGTTAAAATTGATGCAGTTGTAGCTGTTAATACAGAAGCAATGAATGCAATCATGAATTCTGCAGGACCATTATATGTTGATGGAAAAAAAGTTAATACAAGTTCAATTAGTATAGTACGTGAAGAGCAATACAATGCTAAAAATACTAGAGGTAACTCTGTATTAATGTTAACTAAAGCATTGGCGAATGCAACTAAAGATCCAAGTAAAAAAGCTGCAATGGTTCAAACTGCACTTGACCAATACTCAAAAGGAAATATTGTAATGGCTCCAAAAGGAGACTTTGTTGGATTATTATCAACTAAAGGATTTGGATCATTATTTGGATAA